In Erpetoichthys calabaricus chromosome 2, fErpCal1.3, whole genome shotgun sequence, a genomic segment contains:
- the LOC114645759 gene encoding leukotriene B4 receptor 1-like: protein MNYSCLLNFTDTQRSIGISFLAFAFLLGFPGNLFVVWTVLFQLRKRSVTSILVLNLAAADAVVLLTAPFFIHFLAVCTWEFGDAWCKTLHYMCCVNMYASVYLIAFMSLDRLMGIAKPFLSQKVRTKSKVSKVIFPLWVAAFLFSLPMVFYRKVFDVNGAFICKPSHSHYKEEIFQYLFETLLCFIIPFSIMVGSYIHISRKLKNGRFRIRSRKRVNRLILLIVISFAICWMPYNMINIVQVTGHLVNKPLSDTLLTASKNLRPVVTAFAFISSSINPILYTFAGSAFIRTSGMKFIARLLEGNTELTSVRKPTKPNEDKNKKATNGGSVVLHQMQNGETRNVTIESPEKK, encoded by the coding sequence atgaactattcctgtcttctaAATTTTACGGATACCCAGAGATCCATTGGAATTTCGTTTTTGGCTTTCGCCTTCCTTCTTGGATTTCCAGGGAACCTATTTGTGGTGTGGACTGTTTTATTCCAGCTACGGAAACGATCTGTGACATCAATCCTTGTTCTTAATTTGGCAGCCGCGGATGCGGTAGTTCTGCTGACTGCTCCTTTCTTTATTCATTTCCTGGCAGTCTGTACTTGGGAGTTTGGAGATGCATGGTGCAAGACTCTTCATTACATGTGCTGTGTCAACATGTATGCCAGTGTTTACCTCATTGCCTTCATGAGTTTGGATCGCCTTATGGGAATAGCCAAACCCTTCCTATCGCAGAAGGTGAGAACAAAGTCAAAAGTATCAAAGGTGATTTTTCCTCTGTGGGTTGCggcttttcttttttcactgcCAATGGTGTTTTATCGGAAAGTATTTGACGTGAATGGAGCATTCATTTGCAAGCCTTCTCATTCACATTATAAGGAGGAGATTTTTCAATACCTGTTTGAAACTCTTTTATGCTTTATAATTCCTTTCAGCATTATGGTAGGAAGTTACATTCATATAAGCCGTAAGCTCAAGAATGGAAGATTTAGAATACGATCCCGGAAGAGAGTCAATAGACTAATTTTGTTGATTGTTATTTCTTTTGCCATATGTTGGATGCCTTATAATATGATCAACATTGTTCAGGTGACTGGACATCTGGTTAATAAACCACTTAGTGACACACTTTTAACAGCTTCCAAAAACCTGCGTCCTGTCGTGACTGCCTTTGCCTTCATTAGCAGCAGCATTAACCCAATTCTTTATACATTTGCTGGAAGTGCCTTCATCAGGACTTCAGGGATGAAGTTTATTGCCAGACTCCTTGAGGGCAATACTGAGCTAACTAGTGTAAGGAAACCTACCAAGCCAAATgaggataaaaacaaaaaagcaacaaaCGGGGGCTCTGTAGTCCTTCATCAAATGCAAAACGGTGAGACGAGAAATGTTACCATAGAATCACCTGAAAAAAAGTGA